A stretch of Triticum aestivum cultivar Chinese Spring chromosome 1D, IWGSC CS RefSeq v2.1, whole genome shotgun sequence DNA encodes these proteins:
- the LOC123174580 gene encoding late embryogenesis abundant protein 19 yields MASNQNQASYRAGEAKGHTQEKTGQVMGAAKDMAYEAKDRATDMAEHASGQGQGTTEATKQKAGEATDKASQTAQAAKDKAASTVQAANDRTVESKDQTGTFLGEKTEKTKQKAAGAAQYTQDRTYDAAQYAKESAVASKDKTGSVLQQADETVVNAMVGAKDAVANTLGMGGDNTNTSTTDTTEKIVRDHH; encoded by the exons ATGGCGTCCAACCAGAACCAGGCGAGCTACCGCGCCGGCGAGGCCAAGGGCCATACCCAG GAGAAGACGGGGCAGGTGATGGGCGCGGCCAAGGACATGGCGTACGAGGCCAAGGACCGGGCGACGGACATGGCGGAGCACGCGTCCGGGCAGGGGCAGGGCACCACGGAGGCCACCAAGCAGAAGGCCGGCGAGGCCACGGACAAGGCGTCCCAGACGGCGCAGGCGGCCAAGGACAAGGCTGCTAGCACGGTGCAGGCCGCCAACGACCGCACCGTCGAGAGCAAGGACCAGACCGGCACCTTCCTCGGCGAGAAGACGGAGAAGACCAAGCAGAAGGCGGCGGGGGCAGCGCAGTACACGCAGGACAGGACATACGACGCGGCGCAGTACGCCAAGGAGTCCGCCGTCGCCAGCAAGGACAAGACCGGCAGCGTCCTCCAACAGGCCGACGAGACGGTGGTGAACGCCATGGTGGGCGCCAAGGACGCCGTGGCCAACACGCTGGGGATGGGCGGAGACAACACCAACACCAGCACCACAGACACCACAGAGAAGATCGTCAGGGATCACCACTAG